Proteins encoded by one window of Sulfurospirillum barnesii SES-3:
- the hisF gene encoding imidazole glycerol phosphate synthase subunit HisF, which yields MEHFAKRIIPCLDVKNGRVVKGVNFVGLKDAGDPVEIAKRYNDEGADELTFLDITASHEGRGTIVEIVKNVAREVFIPLTVGGGIRTLDDIYSLLHVGCDKVSINSPAIANPHFIDESSKRFGSQCIVVAIDAKRTGDSWHVFVNGGRIDTGLDALAWAKEAQERGAGEILLTSMDCDGAKNGYDIALTSQMSAMLDIPVIASGGAGSMEHIKEAFLNGADAALAASIFHFKEIDIMDLKHYLQNEGIAVRL from the coding sequence ATGGAGCATTTTGCTAAGCGTATTATCCCTTGTTTGGATGTTAAAAATGGTCGCGTTGTTAAAGGTGTTAATTTTGTAGGTCTTAAAGATGCGGGTGATCCTGTTGAAATAGCCAAACGCTATAACGATGAGGGTGCTGATGAACTTACTTTTTTAGACATTACTGCAAGCCATGAAGGTCGGGGAACGATTGTTGAAATTGTTAAGAATGTGGCACGTGAAGTTTTTATTCCTCTTACTGTAGGAGGAGGTATTCGAACACTCGATGATATTTACAGTCTTTTACATGTAGGCTGTGATAAAGTGAGCATTAATTCTCCCGCCATTGCCAATCCTCATTTTATAGACGAATCATCCAAACGCTTTGGTTCTCAATGTATTGTGGTTGCGATTGATGCAAAACGTACGGGTGATTCATGGCATGTTTTTGTGAATGGTGGGCGCATTGACACAGGGTTGGATGCACTTGCGTGGGCAAAAGAGGCTCAGGAGCGAGGAGCAGGAGAAATTCTTTTAACCTCCATGGATTGCGATGGTGCCAAAAATGGTTATGATATTGCACTCACATCACAGATGAGTGCAATGCTTGATATTCCTGTGATTGCCAGTGGTGGAGCAGGAAGTATGGAGCACATTAAAGAAGCATTTTTAAATGGTGCTGATGCAGCGCTTGCTGCATCTATTTTCCATTTTAAGGAGATTGATATTATGGACTTAAAACACTACCTCCAAAATGAGGGAATTGCGGTGCGATTATGA
- the rsmA gene encoding 16S rRNA (adenine(1518)-N(6)/adenine(1519)-N(6))-dimethyltransferase RsmA — protein sequence MIEYNDLNLENIGCKLIEAKKKFGQNFLKDTSVVSKIIQSMPQNNRKLIEIGPGLGDLTQALLKVKPVTAYEVDEDLCVYLRKKYTTKIAEGQLTLVQTDVLKQFETGTLSDEPYDLVANLPYYIATTIILEALEDQNCKSMIVMVQKEVAEKFAALPKTKEFTSLAILAQSIGTATILFDVSPESFEPQPKVVSSILKIDKQTEFVNGKFSGIFEDNEQLQKFKKYLRCSFQSPRKTWLKNISSEFDRTCVEELIHEQNLPLTIRPHELGVLSHHLLFKTLRLNDARKRSNATTKQ from the coding sequence ATGATTGAGTATAATGACTTAAATTTAGAAAATATAGGGTGCAAATTGATAGAAGCAAAGAAAAAATTTGGCCAAAATTTTTTAAAAGATACGAGTGTTGTAAGTAAAATCATCCAATCGATGCCCCAGAATAACAGAAAACTGATTGAAATTGGGCCTGGATTAGGTGATTTGACGCAAGCGCTGTTAAAGGTAAAACCTGTAACAGCTTACGAAGTCGATGAGGACTTATGCGTTTATTTGAGAAAAAAATATACGACGAAGATAGCAGAAGGGCAACTGACATTGGTGCAAACCGATGTTTTAAAGCAATTCGAAACAGGAACGCTCAGTGATGAGCCTTATGATTTGGTTGCTAATTTACCCTATTACATTGCTACAACTATTATTTTGGAAGCTTTGGAAGACCAAAATTGCAAATCGATGATTGTAATGGTTCAAAAAGAAGTGGCAGAAAAATTTGCCGCACTTCCAAAAACAAAAGAGTTTACCTCTTTGGCGATTTTGGCACAAAGTATTGGGACGGCTACCATACTTTTTGATGTATCTCCAGAATCGTTTGAGCCACAACCTAAAGTGGTGTCGTCTATTCTCAAAATTGACAAACAAACAGAGTTTGTTAATGGAAAATTTTCTGGTATTTTTGAAGATAATGAGCAATTACAAAAATTTAAAAAGTATTTGCGATGTTCCTTTCAAAGCCCTAGAAAAACTTGGTTGAAAAATATATCATCCGAGTTTGATAGAACGTGTGTTGAAGAGTTAATACACGAACAAAATCTTCCATTAACGATTCGTCCTCATGAACTTGGCGTCTTGTCTCATCATCTACTATTTAAAACATTAAGGTTGAATGATGCAAGAAAACGAAGTAACGCAACAACAAAACAGTAA